In Nitratireductor basaltis, the following are encoded in one genomic region:
- a CDS encoding AbrB/MazE/SpoVT family DNA-binding domain-containing protein — MTTLTVTAKGQVTLKKDLLQHLGVKPGQKIEVSALPDGRLTIQAAARKGSWEDAFGCLAGKTDKVATIEEMNEAIAKGWAGLL, encoded by the coding sequence ATGACGACATTGACGGTGACAGCCAAGGGCCAGGTGACGCTGAAGAAAGACCTTCTGCAGCATCTGGGCGTGAAACCCGGCCAGAAGATCGAAGTCAGCGCCCTGCCCGATGGGCGGCTGACGATACAGGCAGCTGCGAGGAAAGGAAGCTGGGAAGACGCTTTCGGCTGCCTCGCGGGCAAGACGGACAAGGTCGCCACGATCGAGGAAATGAATGAAGCCATCGCCAAGGGCTGGGCGGGGCTTCTGTGA
- a CDS encoding type II toxin-antitoxin system VapC family toxin produces MRVTADTNLLVRLVTRDDEAQAQTAYRLLSTAERVVITLPSLCEMVWVLRSIYRFSNQECATAVRTVTDPPNVVHDVSAVEAGIHLLDAGGDFADAAIARSGIDQGGDIFISFDRKAVAQLNSFGLPARDASEIA; encoded by the coding sequence GTGAGGGTTACCGCTGATACAAACCTGCTGGTTCGCCTTGTGACCCGGGATGATGAAGCTCAGGCGCAAACGGCCTATCGCCTTCTTTCCACCGCAGAGCGGGTGGTTATCACATTGCCAAGTCTGTGCGAGATGGTCTGGGTGCTGCGCAGCATCTACCGCTTCAGCAACCAGGAATGCGCCACAGCGGTCCGCACCGTCACTGACCCGCCAAATGTGGTGCACGATGTCTCTGCCGTCGAAGCCGGAATACACTTGCTCGACGCCGGTGGTGACTTCGCGGATGCCGCCATTGCACGAAGCGGCATTGATCAGGGCGGCGATATCTTCATCAGCTTCGACCGCAAAGCGGTCGCACAGCTCAAC